The Sphaerospermopsis torques-reginae ITEP-024 genome has a window encoding:
- the uvrA gene encoding excinuclease ABC subunit UvrA, translating into MSEHLATTLSDRLPYPQNSQKNQQNTIRIRGARQHNLKNIDLELPRDQLIVFTGVSGSGKSSLAFDTIFAEGQRRYVESLSAYARQFLGQLDKPDVESIEGLSPAISIDQKSTSHNPRSTVGTVTEIYDYLRLLYGRAGEPHCPHCDRSISPQTIDEMCDRILALPDRTRFQILAPVVRGKKGTHRKLISSLAAQGFVRIRVDGEVLELSDSIELDKNITHNIELVIDRLVKKDGIQERLVDSLTTCLKQSHGIAAIEVLNDTSNKVAQERQHSKYIGNGEESQGISEQELPTEMVFSENFACPEHGAVMEELSPRLFSFNSPYGACSHCHGIGTLRRFSEELLIPNPEAPIYAAIAPWSEKENSYYLELLYTLGLDYGFELQTQWKNLTREQQQIVLFGEEKRTTETQRKQSFKGVIPILQRQYEGGTELVKQKLEEFLIDQPCEVCGGKRLKPEALAVKLGQYGILDLTSVSIRECRERVENLQLSPRQMQIADLVLREVKARLQFLLDVGLDYLTLDRPAMTLSGGEAQRIRLATQIGSGLTGVLYVLDEPSIGLHQRDNGRLLKTLTKLRDLGNTLIVVEHDEETIREADHIVDIGPGAGIHGGNIIAQGNIEDLLNAEASLTGAYLSGKRVIHTPGTRREGNGRSLRIKNAHRNNLKNIDVEIPLGKLVAVTGVSGSGKSTLIHELLYPALQHHLLKRVPLPKEIEEIKGLNCVDKAIVIDQSPIGRTPRSNPATYTGVFDVIRDVFSQTIEAKTRGYKPGQFSFNVKGGRCEACSGQGVNVIEMNFLPDVYVQCEVCKGARYNRETLQVKYKEKSISDVLNMTVEEALAFCENIPKAVTRLQTLVDVGLGYVQLGQPATTLSGGEAQRVKLATELSRRATGKTLYLIDEPTTGLSFYDVHKLLDVLQRLVDKGNSILVIEHNLDVIRCADWVIDLGPEGGDKGGEIIAAGTPEQIAENPHSHTGKYLQQVLKQYPPQNPL; encoded by the coding sequence ATGTCAGAACACCTAGCAACAACTTTAAGCGATCGCCTTCCCTATCCCCAAAATAGCCAAAAAAACCAGCAAAATACTATTCGTATTCGGGGCGCTAGGCAGCATAATCTCAAAAATATTGATTTGGAATTACCCCGCGATCAGTTAATTGTGTTTACTGGTGTTTCTGGTTCGGGTAAGTCTTCTTTGGCCTTTGATACCATTTTTGCAGAAGGTCAACGGCGTTATGTGGAATCTCTGAGTGCTTATGCTCGGCAATTTTTGGGTCAGTTGGATAAACCCGATGTGGAATCTATCGAGGGTTTAAGTCCTGCTATTTCCATTGACCAAAAATCAACTTCCCACAACCCCCGTTCTACAGTGGGAACAGTCACGGAAATTTATGATTATCTGCGGTTGCTTTATGGCCGTGCTGGTGAACCCCATTGTCCTCACTGCGATCGCTCTATTTCCCCCCAAACCATTGACGAAATGTGCGATCGCATCCTTGCACTTCCTGACCGCACCCGTTTCCAAATTCTTGCACCGGTTGTCCGGGGGAAAAAGGGTACTCACCGCAAACTCATTTCTAGTTTAGCCGCTCAAGGTTTTGTTCGGATCAGGGTGGATGGAGAGGTGTTAGAACTCTCAGATTCTATTGAATTGGATAAAAATATTACACATAATATAGAACTGGTTATTGACAGGCTCGTTAAAAAAGACGGTATACAAGAACGTTTGGTTGATTCTCTCACCACCTGCCTCAAGCAATCTCACGGAATTGCTGCAATTGAGGTATTAAATGATACATCAAATAAAGTAGCGCAGGAGCGACAACATAGTAAGTATATAGGAAATGGGGAGGAAAGTCAAGGTATTTCCGAACAAGAATTACCCACAGAAATGGTATTTTCAGAAAACTTTGCTTGTCCAGAACATGGTGCGGTAATGGAAGAATTATCACCCCGTTTGTTTTCTTTTAATTCTCCCTATGGTGCTTGTTCTCACTGTCATGGAATTGGCACTTTAAGAAGGTTTTCTGAGGAGTTATTGATACCTAATCCCGAAGCACCGATTTATGCAGCGATCGCACCTTGGTCAGAAAAGGAAAATTCCTATTATTTAGAGTTATTATATACTTTAGGGTTAGATTATGGATTTGAGTTACAAACTCAATGGAAGAACTTAACCAGAGAACAGCAACAAATAGTTTTATTTGGGGAAGAGAAACGAACCACAGAGACACAGAGAAAGCAGAGTTTTAAAGGTGTAATTCCCATTTTGCAACGGCAATATGAGGGAGGAACGGAGTTAGTTAAGCAGAAGTTAGAGGAATTTTTAATAGATCAACCTTGTGAAGTTTGTGGAGGGAAAAGATTAAAGCCGGAAGCTTTAGCTGTGAAGTTAGGACAATATGGAATTTTAGATTTAACGAGTGTGTCAATTCGGGAATGTCGGGAGAGGGTAGAAAATTTGCAATTAAGTCCCCGACAAATGCAAATTGCTGATTTAGTTTTACGGGAAGTTAAAGCTAGATTACAATTTTTATTAGATGTAGGTTTGGATTATTTAACCTTAGATCGTCCGGCAATGACATTATCAGGAGGAGAAGCACAAAGAATTAGATTAGCTACACAAATCGGTTCTGGTTTAACAGGAGTTCTTTATGTTTTAGACGAACCAAGTATCGGTTTGCATCAAAGAGATAACGGAAGATTGTTGAAAACTTTAACCAAATTACGAGATTTAGGAAATACATTAATAGTTGTTGAACATGATGAAGAAACTATTCGGGAAGCAGATCATATAGTTGATATTGGACCCGGTGCTGGTATTCATGGGGGAAATATTATTGCACAGGGAAATATAGAAGACTTATTAAATGCAGAAGCATCATTAACAGGTGCTTACCTATCAGGAAAAAGAGTAATTCATACCCCTGGAACAAGAAGAGAAGGAAACGGTAGAAGTTTAAGAATAAAAAACGCCCATCGTAACAACTTAAAAAACATAGATGTAGAAATTCCCTTAGGAAAACTGGTTGCTGTGACTGGAGTTTCTGGTTCAGGAAAATCAACATTAATCCACGAATTACTATATCCAGCATTACAACATCATCTTTTAAAAAGAGTACCACTTCCCAAAGAAATCGAAGAAATAAAAGGATTAAACTGTGTAGATAAAGCCATAGTTATAGATCAATCACCCATAGGCAGAACACCCAGATCAAACCCTGCAACCTACACAGGAGTTTTTGATGTCATTAGAGATGTATTTTCCCAAACCATCGAAGCTAAAACCAGAGGATATAAACCAGGACAATTTTCCTTCAACGTCAAAGGTGGCAGATGTGAAGCGTGTAGTGGACAAGGAGTAAACGTCATAGAAATGAACTTTTTACCAGACGTTTATGTACAATGCGAAGTTTGTAAAGGAGCAAGATATAACCGCGAAACCCTACAAGTGAAATACAAAGAAAAATCAATTTCCGACGTTTTAAACATGACCGTTGAAGAAGCATTAGCATTTTGTGAAAACATTCCCAAAGCAGTCACCAGATTACAAACATTAGTAGACGTAGGATTAGGATATGTACAACTAGGACAACCAGCCACCACATTATCAGGAGGAGAAGCGCAACGGGTGAAATTAGCAACAGAATTATCTCGACGCGCAACCGGAAAAACATTATATTTAATAGACGAACCAACAACCGGGTTGTCTTTTTACGACGTTCATAAATTATTAGACGTTCTCCAAAGATTAGTAGACAAAGGAAACTCAATTTTAGTAATAGAACATAACTTAGACGTTATTCGTTGTGCAGATTGGGTAATAGACTTAGGACCAGAAGGAGGAGACAAAGGAGGAGAAATAATAGCAGCAGGAACACCAGAACAAATAGCAGAAAACCCCCATTCCCACACAGGAAAATATCTGCAACAAGTATTAAAACAATACCCACCCCAAAACCCTCTTTAA
- a CDS encoding Uma2 family endonuclease, whose protein sequence is MILQISAPEQTEVIYPDCDGQPVANNTIQFRWLVEIKQNLDYLFINDPNVFVAGDLFWYPVEGKNTIVTAPDVLVVLGRPKIDRLSYLQWREDNIPPQVVFEILSPSNTKIEMEKKLLFYDRYGVQEYYIYDPENNDFQGWLRGEDILEPIPPTQEYISPLLKIRFLLTDETLEIYHPDGKPFASYDQIVQEKEQEKQRAEQEKQRAEKAEQARKDAIPKLLAMGLSVEQVAEALSLAVEEVTTMI, encoded by the coding sequence ATGATTTTGCAAATCTCAGCCCCAGAACAAACAGAAGTCATCTACCCTGACTGTGACGGACAACCAGTGGCTAATAACACAATTCAATTTCGATGGTTAGTAGAAATCAAACAAAATCTTGATTATCTATTTATAAATGATCCTAACGTATTTGTGGCTGGTGATTTATTTTGGTATCCGGTAGAAGGGAAAAATACCATTGTCACCGCACCTGATGTTTTAGTAGTTTTAGGAAGACCGAAAATTGATAGACTTTCCTATTTACAATGGAGAGAAGATAATATTCCACCCCAGGTAGTTTTTGAAATTCTTTCTCCCAGCAATACAAAAATAGAAATGGAGAAAAAATTACTATTTTATGATCGTTATGGAGTCCAAGAATACTATATATATGATCCAGAAAATAATGATTTTCAAGGATGGTTAAGAGGGGAGGATATTTTAGAACCTATTCCCCCAACCCAAGAATATATTAGTCCTCTTTTGAAAATTCGGTTTTTACTGACGGATGAAACCTTAGAAATATATCATCCTGATGGTAAACCTTTCGCAAGTTATGATCAAATTGTTCAAGAAAAAGAACAAGAAAAACAACGTGCCGAACAAGAAAAACAACGTGCAGAAAAAGCAGAACAAGCAAGAAAAGATGCTATTCCCAAACTGTTAGCAATGGGTTTGAGTGTGGAACAAGTAGCAGAAGCTTTAAGTTTAGCAGTGGAGGAAGTAACAACAATGATATAA
- a CDS encoding serine/threonine protein kinase has protein sequence MEFDVNHGYKENKPYNNYPDFSAFGYQVIQELGRNSEGGRITYLANHINSQKQVVIKEFCFANTTADWYGVKAYEREMQFLQRLNHPRIPHYIDSFETPGCFYLVQEYKNAPSLGLRRCFHPQEIKEIALSILEILVYLQEQKPKIIHRDIKPDNILVDQQLQAYLVDFGLAKKQDEKAVLSTLVAGTPGFIPPEAEFGHPLTAASDLYSLGVTLICLLTNTISANIGKLIDENYRSNFHTLLPYISPSFRSWLKKMVAPNRKHRYANAADALAALTPIPVMGEKNQLINVYSGIYNQRNFTILGLSIMGLLLGWGASSFISLPGNAVNSSMQLKNDHSNSIPTVDF, from the coding sequence ATAGAGTTTGATGTCAATCATGGATATAAAGAGAATAAACCCTACAACAATTATCCAGATTTTTCCGCATTTGGCTATCAAGTAATTCAAGAATTAGGTAGAAACTCAGAAGGAGGACGCATTACTTATTTAGCTAATCATATCAACTCTCAAAAACAAGTAGTAATTAAGGAATTTTGTTTTGCAAATACGACTGCTGACTGGTATGGTGTGAAAGCTTATGAAAGGGAAATGCAGTTTTTACAAAGATTAAATCATCCCCGCATCCCTCATTATATAGATTCTTTTGAAACACCAGGATGTTTCTATTTAGTCCAAGAATATAAAAACGCCCCATCATTAGGTTTGAGACGCTGCTTTCATCCCCAAGAAATAAAGGAAATTGCTTTATCAATTTTAGAGATTTTAGTTTATCTACAAGAACAAAAACCTAAAATTATTCATCGAGATATCAAACCAGATAATATTTTAGTAGACCAGCAATTACAAGCTTATTTAGTAGATTTTGGTTTAGCAAAAAAACAGGATGAAAAAGCAGTTTTGAGTACATTGGTTGCTGGTACTCCGGGGTTTATTCCCCCAGAAGCGGAATTTGGACATCCTTTAACAGCAGCTTCAGATTTATATAGTTTAGGTGTAACATTAATTTGTTTACTTACTAATACTATTAGTGCTAATATTGGTAAGTTAATTGATGAAAATTATCGGTCTAATTTTCATACATTACTTCCTTATATCAGTCCGAGTTTTCGATCATGGTTAAAGAAAATGGTTGCACCAAATCGTAAACATCGTTATGCTAATGCGGCGGATGCTTTAGCAGCATTAACACCTATTCCGGTGATGGGTGAAAAAAATCAATTAATTAATGTTTATTCAGGAATATATAATCAAAGGAATTTCACTATTTTGGGTTTAAGTATTATGGGATTATTATTAGGATGGGGTGCAAGTTCCTTTATTTCTCTTCCTGGTAATGCAGTTAATTCTAGTATGCAGTTAAAAAATGATCATAGTAATAGTATACCTACAGTTGATTTTTAA
- a CDS encoding alpha/beta fold hydrolase translates to MLTSENLQTENLQTLEKQVWTWQNYKIQYTVMGTGQPLVLIHGFGASIGHWRKNIPVLAHAGYRVFALDLLGFGGSDKATIDYSMEVWVKLLKDFYDAHIQTPAIFIGNSIGALLSLIILTEHPEIATGGVLINSAGGLSHRPHELNPVLRVFMATFNKLVANPVTGKFVFNRIRQKSQIRRTLYQVYCDRNAVTDELVDLLYTPSCDPGAQQVFASILTAPPGPAPEELLPKLKQALLVIWGANDPWTPITGAKIYEDAGNNGKDIKIVPIANAGHCPHDEVPDIVNTAIIDWLAQKNWKSVG, encoded by the coding sequence ATGTTAACAAGCGAGAACTTACAAACTGAGAACTTACAAACATTAGAAAAACAAGTTTGGACTTGGCAAAATTATAAAATTCAATATACTGTGATGGGTACAGGTCAGCCTTTAGTTCTCATTCACGGTTTTGGTGCTTCTATAGGACACTGGCGCAAAAATATCCCTGTTTTAGCCCATGCTGGTTATCGGGTGTTTGCTTTGGATTTATTGGGTTTTGGTGGTTCTGACAAAGCGACTATAGATTATAGCATGGAAGTGTGGGTAAAACTATTAAAAGATTTTTATGATGCACACATTCAAACACCGGCTATATTTATAGGAAATTCCATTGGCGCACTGTTGAGTTTAATAATTCTCACAGAACATCCTGAAATTGCTACTGGGGGAGTATTAATAAATTCTGCTGGTGGTTTGAGTCATCGTCCCCATGAATTAAACCCGGTTTTACGAGTGTTCATGGCTACTTTTAACAAGTTGGTAGCTAACCCAGTCACAGGAAAATTTGTTTTTAACCGCATTCGCCAAAAATCACAAATTCGCCGCACTTTGTATCAAGTATATTGCGATCGCAATGCTGTAACTGATGAACTTGTCGATCTACTTTATACACCATCTTGTGATCCAGGAGCGCAACAAGTTTTTGCTTCCATCCTCACTGCACCACCAGGACCTGCACCCGAAGAACTATTACCCAAATTAAAACAAGCTTTACTTGTAATTTGGGGAGCAAATGATCCTTGGACACCAATTACCGGGGCTAAAATTTATGAAGATGCAGGAAACAATGGCAAAGATATTAAAATTGTGCCTATTGCTAACGCCGGTCATTGTCCCCATGATGAAGTTCCAGATATTGTCAACACTGCAATTATTGACTGGTTAGCACAGAAAAACTGGAAGTCCGTAGGGTAA
- a CDS encoding S-layer homology domain-containing protein, which translates to MILSRLTNSRKVLIASVSIIALSPIHSTLAASQLSAVSVTIPSKINDQQLLAQETTQEEETSTPTASVRREKSGFSLYIWQPGGTISEVIARISIKAKYGEKYHKERFLGDYKYKIKQKAKFVNGFKLGDRIVVRLYDTKNRFIGYTEFACLPDHTAVNLILSAKPSENPVVRVFYGVDNNEDGIVDRDAAINYDYFTELKNQKVTFLTSSENIDITQYQAAGFANVAKTSVYPATFSEGEFALAGKTIPVYDPKLAPALTSIPGSLVQLTQLSNNATYQLNELLAKYRSVGVARGIRVNFSDIPQDYWAKDYIAELAAMEIIDGYPDGTFRPNAPVTRAQLAALLQKVFIKSKVRNAPAFRDVPKNYWAYDAIRETYEMGFFTVVNSRNFNPTQKLTRLDVLITLAKGLNYKFTGSTKDILSIYQDAATIRSEHREFIAALTQNGVIVNYPNVRLLNGRKQATRAEICALIYRAMVSAGEAANFASKYTVKPVRKGDR; encoded by the coding sequence ATGATTTTAAGTAGATTAACTAATTCTAGGAAAGTCCTGATAGCATCAGTTTCTATCATAGCCTTGTCGCCAATACATTCTACCTTGGCGGCATCTCAACTATCTGCTGTATCTGTTACAATCCCATCAAAAATCAATGATCAGCAGCTTTTAGCACAAGAAACTACTCAAGAGGAAGAAACATCAACTCCTACTGCTTCTGTCAGGAGAGAAAAGTCAGGTTTTAGTTTATATATTTGGCAACCGGGTGGTACAATTTCTGAAGTAATTGCCCGGATATCTATTAAAGCGAAATATGGCGAGAAATATCACAAAGAAAGATTTTTAGGCGATTACAAATATAAGATTAAGCAAAAAGCCAAATTTGTCAATGGTTTTAAATTGGGCGATCGCATCGTTGTCCGATTGTATGATACTAAAAACCGTTTTATTGGCTACACTGAATTTGCTTGTTTACCTGATCATACAGCAGTAAACCTCATTTTATCAGCCAAACCCAGCGAAAATCCCGTAGTTCGCGTTTTTTATGGTGTTGATAATAACGAAGATGGCATCGTTGACAGAGATGCAGCTATCAACTACGACTACTTCACAGAACTCAAAAACCAAAAAGTTACCTTCCTCACCAGTTCCGAAAATATCGACATTACTCAATACCAAGCAGCTGGTTTTGCTAACGTTGCTAAAACCAGTGTTTATCCTGCAACCTTCAGCGAAGGTGAGTTTGCCTTAGCAGGTAAAACCATTCCCGTTTATGATCCTAAACTAGCACCAGCCTTAACATCTATTCCTGGCAGTTTGGTACAGTTAACCCAACTGAGTAACAACGCTACCTATCAACTAAACGAGTTATTAGCTAAATATCGTTCCGTAGGTGTAGCTAGGGGTATTCGAGTCAACTTTTCTGATATTCCCCAAGACTACTGGGCTAAAGATTATATCGCCGAATTGGCAGCAATGGAAATCATAGATGGTTATCCTGATGGTACATTTCGTCCTAACGCCCCAGTCACCCGCGCCCAACTAGCCGCCCTATTGCAAAAAGTCTTTATTAAAAGTAAAGTGCGAAATGCCCCCGCTTTTCGAGATGTTCCTAAAAATTATTGGGCGTATGATGCCATCCGCGAAACTTACGAAATGGGCTTTTTCACAGTTGTTAACAGCAGAAACTTTAACCCCACACAAAAACTTACCCGTCTTGATGTTTTAATCACCTTAGCAAAAGGATTAAATTATAAATTTACCGGTTCCACAAAAGATATATTATCCATTTATCAAGATGCTGCCACTATCAGAAGCGAACATCGAGAATTTATCGCGGCTTTAACACAAAATGGTGTAATTGTCAACTATCCTAATGTAAGATTATTGAATGGTAGAAAACAAGCTACCAGAGCCGAAATTTGTGCTTTAATCTACAGAGCTATGGTAAGTGCAGGTGAGGCTGCTAATTTTGCATCAAAATATACAGTTAAACCTGTGAGAAAAGGTGACAGGTGA
- a CDS encoding S-adenosylmethionine decarboxylase family protein, with amino-acid sequence MTGDSEEILIKSHHFSAILPVQQTVFNWQKTDFIEVLKKAADTAELTVVGEVSFAFQPQGVSAVILLAESHIALHFWPEESKVTIDIHICDYQKDNLQKAQFLTQLLTQEFSSCEYLNNWHYFSIDN; translated from the coding sequence GTGACAGGTGACAGTGAGGAAATATTGATTAAGTCACATCATTTTTCTGCAATTTTACCAGTTCAACAGACTGTTTTTAATTGGCAGAAAACAGATTTTATAGAAGTTTTAAAAAAAGCTGCTGATACTGCGGAACTGACTGTAGTCGGTGAAGTGAGTTTTGCATTTCAACCCCAGGGAGTATCAGCAGTGATTTTATTAGCAGAGTCTCACATAGCATTACACTTTTGGCCGGAGGAAAGCAAAGTTACTATTGATATTCATATCTGTGATTATCAAAAGGATAACCTACAAAAAGCGCAATTTTTAACACAGCTACTCACCCAAGAATTTAGTAGTTGTGAATATCTGAATAATTGGCATTATTTCTCAATTGATAATTGA
- a CDS encoding DUF350 domain-containing protein, with protein MNEIISKFFTQSGIIVIELVVGFGLFWAGQLAYQKLFRRRLELNLELFVKDNPAVAIALVGYYFGIVIALGGVLGETAINWQDKGINLATYGATAIIFMLAGAWVGDKFILRQFNCEREIIQDRNLGAANVEAGNHIANGLILNSALAGENGSWWVSLVCWLIGLVTLVVVSSVYPRVTKYNVFAEIENRNNPAAGVALAGLLIATGNIVRVAFYPEFTNWLVSFTQYGLILVFCLLSLIGIRWLADLILVPGVKISDEIVNQEIPNVGAGLIEAFAYIAASFLIAWCF; from the coding sequence ATGAATGAAATAATTAGCAAATTTTTCACTCAATCTGGTATTATTGTTATAGAATTAGTAGTAGGTTTTGGCTTATTTTGGGCAGGACAATTAGCTTATCAAAAATTATTTCGCAGACGGTTAGAATTAAATTTAGAATTATTTGTCAAAGATAATCCTGCGGTAGCTATTGCTTTAGTAGGTTACTATTTTGGGATTGTGATTGCGTTGGGTGGTGTTTTAGGAGAAACTGCAATTAATTGGCAAGACAAGGGTATTAATTTAGCTACCTATGGTGCAACAGCAATTATCTTTATGTTAGCTGGTGCATGGGTAGGAGATAAATTTATTTTGCGACAATTTAATTGTGAACGAGAAATTATTCAAGATAGAAATTTGGGTGCTGCTAATGTAGAAGCAGGAAATCATATTGCTAATGGTTTAATTTTAAATTCAGCTTTAGCTGGTGAAAATGGCAGTTGGTGGGTATCTTTAGTTTGTTGGTTAATAGGTTTAGTAACGCTGGTTGTAGTCAGTTCTGTTTATCCCCGTGTGACTAAATATAATGTATTTGCGGAAATAGAAAACCGCAATAACCCCGCCGCTGGTGTAGCTTTAGCAGGATTATTAATTGCCACTGGTAATATAGTTAGAGTGGCTTTTTATCCAGAGTTTACAAATTGGTTAGTTAGTTTTACCCAATATGGTTTAATTTTAGTATTTTGCTTGCTTTCTTTAATTGGTATTCGTTGGTTAGCAGATTTAATTTTAGTTCCCGGTGTGAAAATTTCCGATGAAATTGTGAATCAAGAAATACCTAATGTGGGTGCAGGTTTAATAGAAGCTTTTGCTTATATTGCGGCTTCTTTTTTAATTGCTTGGTGTTTTTAA